The Thunnus maccoyii chromosome 12, fThuMac1.1, whole genome shotgun sequence genomic interval GGTGTGATTTGGTTTTATCATGTCTATTATCAATTGGAGGAACTCACCCATAATGCTCAATAAAGTCATATCTTAATGTTGCCTTTGCATCAGGTGTTGCTGTGGCAACACAATGGTCAACATAGACTCGTAAGGGCATGTGGTTACCCATGATGACAGACACTTTGAAATGAATTGGGTCACCCAGGAAGTATGTGTAAGATCCTCTCTCAAACTGCCAGTCATCTGCAAAGATTAGAGTAAAAATTAGAAATCAAAACATGCAAGAAATAATTTAGAATTTGAATGTTCTAGTGCACAAAAGGCATCATCAGTGATCATAAAAATATAGCATAACACTTTTCTTAAGATACATGACAATAGAACAGGATTCTCTATCAATGTCATCCTCTTGATACCCGTCATGAGTTGCAGACTGAAGTCTATCTGATCGTCAACTGTGGCTGTGGTGATGAAAGGAACCCAGGCGGGGTGCAGAGAAATGCCATCAACAGCATATCTcctgaaaacagtaaaagtgtGGCAGCATTACTCCATCAGTCCTTATAGCatttacagctgcaatgataaGTCAATttattgatcaacagaaaattaagggccaactattttgataatcaataaattgctttgagtatttttttttctttgattccatctccttaaatgtgaatattttctgggtttctttagtcctttgaTAGTAAAACTGCATGTGTTTGGTTTGTGGACATTTTAAGttgcatcttgggttttgggaaatggTGAATGACATTTTCCCtgattctctgacattttatagaccaaacaaccaattgattaatgaagaaaataacagattaatcaatagtgaaaacaatcgttagttgcagctctaatagcattatttaaatgttcaaGGTCTAATGCATGAAGAAATCAAAGATCAAAATCCAAATATTCAATACACACTTAAAATAGTATATCCTCTCGAAATTGCACGGAACCTACTTGTCATAATGGCATTCAAGTGGGATAGTTGCTCCATCTAGTCTAAGCAAACCATCAGATGAAGGTTCAGGTGAGTAGACCAGCACAGTAGAATAGATAATCTTCTCTTTTGTCGACTAGAAGGGAAGAGTGAGTCTTTCAACGTGTACCATGCTACATAGTAATATACCAAGCTCTTAATCATAAATTCAGACCACCTCAAGAGAAAGTTCCATAACAAAAAGAATACAATGCTTACAGAGAGTTTGGTTCCACAGTCCGTCAGGTGGGCATGGATGGTGAATTCCGCCTCTCCTGATGGGACTGCTATGCATGCGCTCCCTTCTCTCACTGAATCTGAGCCAAGGCGCAGATGATTGCCGTCCAACACAAGGCCTGTATTAAAAATATCAGCCTGCACCACAACCTCCATTGAATCAGGGTGGCACTTGACCAGGACAGGTCGAGGCCGCGTACTGAACTCTGCGCTCTGTTGACGTTGAGGCTGAATAGTCCTGCTCGGTAGGTGAGGGTTTGCTGCGCTGGAGGGGCCTCGGCTGTAAACTAAACTGCTCTCTATGAGTGTGGAAACTGTGAGAAGGACAATGATCCACCAGACAGAGGTTCGTTGCAGGTTGCGGTCCATTCTTGGCCTCGGGTTTTGGAAGGAGTGGCGGGGCCCTACAACCGCTGAAAATATCGACACAGATGTAGGTAATCTTCCGTGATTTGACCCCCTGACACACACCTGTTTGACCACAAGCCTGAGTGTTAATCAGGAGGGTATGTAACCAAAAGTGTATACAGCAACTTagattgcatttttttaaatgtacatgtaaatgtacatttttagtcTATGAGATTCATTAATATCATTAAAACACTATTTTTAGCCCATATTTGTATGTTGGCAGCTTGGTCCTTTGGCTAAGCTATATATGCTATAAACTAATTTatccagtaggtggcactacaACTGCAGATATAATTTCGGTCTGTTAGCTTCAATATTGAGATGGGTGTACAGTACATCATTTTAACCGAATAGAGTTAATTTGTTTATAACTTGTTTTCAGTTTAGGTTTGCCTTTAGGCTTCTCCTATGCTAAGAAACCTCACAGTTCAGTTTTAGCATCCATTTTTCAATAGTGATAGGAGCTTTtggtttaattacattaaaaaagacACTCGATACAGACGTTGAAGGCTACCTTATTGGTTATGATTCATTAGACtaattcaaatacaaaatatcagaaTTTAAAGTTCCAATGTGACAAAATGTACTCCGCCCTCCTGGCACAGAAGAGTGCAATTTGATAGAGGGCAAAGACATGTGTACATATTTAATTTCAACAATCTGAATAACAAAAGTATAATACTGTAGAGCACTCTTGtccagtgtttttctgtcattcataaataaactacaatcCTGTATTTACTAGACGGGAAGGATTTCAGTTAGCCTGAAAGCAATTTGAAAGATActttgttgtggttttattCCTCCTTGTTGGCATGGACAAACTATTGCACAGGCCAAGGGACCCAAATGGTCAGCGGCCCAACAACCAAAGTTTGAACTTGACTTTTATCAGCATTTCTTGTTGGAAAGGCAATAGGGATCTCCCaatcagttttttaaataactaCACCCAGCTGTTAATTTCTATTTATTATGTGTCACAGAATAAAACCATGCTAGTCATTATGTCAACCGTTGAACACATATTGTGAAGGTGTATGGTGGAAGGTGGCAGAAATGTAGGGTCtttaaaactgaaacttaaaataaagtgtttgatccaaatttttgttatattttcccTGCATAATACAGCTGCAAACTTTGGTGACAGTAAGTCCACATTAAAGATGGTGAGGCAATTTAAATATGTTCAATAGCTGTATagttttgttttaagaaaatttAACCTGCATCACAGATTTTCCTTTGACATTTTTCTATAATATTTTATCTTCCAGTATTTTTTGCAATATCTGTGGACAGCAGTGTCACTGTCGGTCTGCTGTAGCAGGAAGTTATGGGAGAGTTTATACAATTTCTTTTCAACTTGTCcctgttgtggatattttgagcgatggtcagcacctcagtggagaaaagcgGACATTAGCCTTTGATGTCCTAAAGCTGACAATATTTATTGAAGCacttgatcaaggagaactgAAATAGCGAACATCAAAGTTATCTGCAACttggatgctgtctctttccattCTACCCCTGAAGGTCTGAGTCTTAGTCTTTAACCCAAGCAGATCAAGGTGGTCCGGACAATGGAGAGACAGGGGTCTCTTGTTCCAGGCAATGGAGAGCAGGGAGGCTTTCCTGCTCATGACATGGTAAAGTACATGGATTGAAGACTTCACAATGTGagtgattatgatgatgatgattgttgtgattttgtttttgattgaaGTTGTTAATCTAGATTGtttaatcatttgttttattgttctgATGTAATCaagcatgtttgtgtgaacCCCCTTTAAATTGCCAGGGTTTCATCTAGCGGGAGGCAGGAAGTGTCTTGGCCTCTGTTTGTAGGTTCATGTGACCGATGACCTCTGTCATGACCTCATTTAATGCCTTGGTGTTTCAGGGGATCTTCTTTGAGGATTTGCCTCAATAGCTGCCCCTGGTGGCCGGAAGACAGAACTCATGGGTCACATGATGAGTGCTAAGGGGGTACACAAGAGGGGTTTTATCTAACTTACTGATTGTATGTTTTGATCTTAACTGAATTATGAGTTCAAAAGATTGATtcttgattatttttgttttatgtaaaagttgattcatatatatatactcttGGTTTCCTGTGTGAAAGAATGATTCTGTAATGTACATGTTGTTTCTACTCTGTAGGTGTATTCTGATGGTCTGTAAATCTGTAAACCATTTCTGTGGTGGGTACATCATACGTCTCTCTCAACCCCAACAGCCACAAATCTCAGTTGTGTCAGTTCCATTGAACACAGAGGGGATGCAAATTGAAACAATGGATAGATGTCACTTTCAGTGAGGTTTTATAAATACCAATATGGCTTACCTTCACTTTCAGAACATCATTCGAACAATTCGGCACTGAGGTGAACGAGTTAATCCATTCAGCTCAGTGAGTATAATCATGAAAGCATCAGCACCTTCAGATGACTGAAAAATGTATCTGTACATTCCACTGTTAATTTTTAGCTATTTGTAAACTCATTCTAGATGTTCAACACGGTGACATCTGACCATTTGCTGTATCTCTATAGACGTCAACCATGACAATATAATATAGCCCCAATCCTAACTCTGACTCAACGTCAAATCCAAAACATAATCCAGACACTGGTACTAGTCGACTGGCTTTCACATCCTTGAGAATATCAAAAAACTTTTGGTCACATGATAGTTAGTTATTGACAGTGGACTTTCCAAATCAAGTGAGATCAAATACCACTTTGTCTTCTGATAGTACTTAAAATTTATCAGAGGGCTGAGGTGGTGTTGAGTTGCTTACaggaatatacagtacagtcaggtgTATAGTAAAGACAGTTTGCAAAATGCCATCAAGGCAAGGAAATCACatacagttgtgctcataagtttacataccctggtagaatttgtgaaatatcAGCCTGACTGATTATGCTGTaaacttttgtttcatttaatgatagtggtcaggtgaagccatttatttttacataattatATTTGCCCTTTTTACATCATAATTATAACTGAAATCACCAAAATGGCCGTGATcaaaagtttacatacccttgaatgtttgacctgataatatacacacaagttgacacacacaggtttaaatggCAATGAAGGGTAAGTTTCCACACCTGtgacttgtttgattgtaattagtgtctgtgtataaatagtcaatgaGTTTCTCAGCTCTTGAGAGACCCCTGCACATTTCATCCAGGGCTGCTCTGACTTTACTGGATACTGAGCCATgaggaaagcaaaagaactgTCAAAGGACCTACGAGAAAAGGGAGTTAAACTTTATAAACCAGtaaaaggatataaaaagatatccaAAGATTCAAAAATGCCAATGAGTAGTATTCAAGCTCTGATaaaaaagtggaaaatgaaGGGTTCTGTTGATACCAAGCCACAGTCAGGTAGACCAACAAAGATTTCAGCCACAATTGCCAGAAAAATTGTTCAGGTTGCAAAGAAAAACTCACATGCAACTTCAGCTGAAAGTTGTATGTGTGGTTTCAAGCTGAACAATAAGGAGGTACTTGAACAAAAATGGGCTGCACGGTCAAGTTGCCAGAAAAAAGCCGTTACTGTGCCAACGCCATAAAACAGCCTGCTAACAATATGCCAAACAGCAACTACACAAGCCTCAAAACTTCTGGAACAAAGTTATTTGGagtgatgagaccaaaattgaactttatGGTCACAACTATAGACACTATGAATGGTACATGTCTTATAGATTCTGCCAGGGTATGTAgacttatgagcacaactgtacCTCCTTATTGTTCATCTTGAAACAGCCACATCCAAAATATGGCCgatatttcacaaattctacCAGGGTATGTAAACTCATGAGCACAACTGAAGCAAAtttaatggtttaaaaaaacagactatACATATTATTGTTTAGTGGTTGCAATAAATGACCAAGTATAGCTGTCAGGCAGTCtcttgaaagaaagaaatgactgaACTTGCTGTAACTACGATTATGTGATGTCACTGTAGATTCTCTTCAAGAAGGGAAAAATACTTAAATTGTCTCATATAATATGTTTTGGagttaaaacaataaagtagTGTAAGTaaacaacaatgaataaatgaatgacaaaTCAGTATAATTTATGcaggaaaaatatttatttgatgaTTCTTAGAACCAATGACATGagaataaataactgaaaataaatagtccagaataaaacaaatttaaatattattaataaataaatagtctGTAAATACACTTTCTAAAAGGTACTTTAGCACATCACTgatgttaaatataaatcacaaacacaaaaataatgtaTCCGTAAAAAGTTATAAATTAGACTAAAGTGTTTTCTGTCACAATTAGATAGCATGAACTGTTACTATAGTTCACTGGATTTTATATGTAGACTGGTTCTGTATGTAGCTTTCTAAACTACTGATCTGTTAGAGCTCAAGGATTCATTTAGTGTGTTCACCAGAGTTCATGTATCCGATGACTCTGTTGATGGTGATGGTGCGGACCTGGAAGCCCTTCAGAACTTTGCAAAGGCTGAGTCTTTCATCGTAGGTGCTCAGCTTGTCTGAAGCctttaaaaaaacccaacaaaaaacagGTTTAAGGCATTGTGAAGGACATTACAGTCAGACTATAACTGTTCTTCCAAAAGAAGTATATGTTTGGAGTAAATGTTTTGATTTCTTGACCATTACaataatatttctttttgttaatcCTATTTTGGTACCATCTTCAATTTTgaaatctaaaataaaacaaacacataaacgGATCATGAGTCATGGTCATGGCATGCACTGAAATATCTCTTACCTTCCTTGAGGCCAAGTCTGCGGAAAGAGACCATGTGAAGCAGTTCTGTCAAGAGCAAAAGATTAACTGTTAATTCATTTCTTAATTCAGTGGTACTCAAGATGCAGTTAATATGTATAAGTTATAgaattattcctttaaaccTCTCCCTTTACCTCTTCACATTTCTCTTTAAAATTTAACATATGTAATTTAACATATGTTATATTTAGAACAGTAGCCTCTAGTGTCCCTCGTGAGACAGCCAGTTTTAATTTTCATTCTGTATTTGTAAATAGTAGCAACACCACTGAAGCTATATGTGTATTGTGTAAAATCAGTTACCTCCATGAGTTCTTTGAGGCTGAACAGAACAGTACGGCTGAGTAAAGTGTCAGGGTCTGGCTGAGCAGCAAGAAATTTGTAGTAATACTGCAGATCCTTCCCAATGCTTTTTAGACATGAGTCCTAGATTGAAACACAGCAAAGACAATtataaacacatatatacatataaactaTCAGGCAGCAAAATACAGTTGATGAATATGTG includes:
- the LOC121908694 gene encoding zona pellucida sperm-binding protein 3-like; the protein is MDRNLQRTSVWWIIVLLTVSTLIESSLVYSRGPSSAANPHLPSRTIQPQRQQSAEFSTRPRPVLVKCHPDSMEVVVQADIFNTGLVLDGNHLRLGSDSVREGSACIAVPSGEAEFTIHAHLTDCGTKLSSTKEKIIYSTVLVYSPEPSSDGLLRLDGATIPLECHYDKRYAVDGISLHPAWVPFITTATVDDQIDFSLQLMTDDWQFERGSYTYFLGDPIHFKVSVIMGNHMPLRVYVDHCVATATPDAKATLRYDFIEHYGCLADAYLTNSSSHFLPRAAEHALRFQLDAFRFHQEPNNQVYITCYLKAVPVASPVNSQNRACSFIENRWLSVDGNDQACRSCDISHRVEEPPSTEPPTATISTNAWPDMTSQESFVQNSPEHHPASYVRVRPGMHQSQQDRLHQSSAGLMKREADDKADRTVQLGPLIVTLSTDSTTALSPKKKTT
- the LOC121908051 gene encoding interleukin-12 subunit alpha-like, with the protein product MTDSCVIYARTLLENITDTLMQNNLFTGIDCTKQSVELHMETNTPFVCAPKEPTCSGMAKSEFDQDSCLKSIGKDLQYYYKFLAAQPDPDTLLSRTVLFSLKELMENCFTWSLSADLASRKASDKLSTYDERLSLCKVLKGFQVRTITINRVIGYMNSGEHTK